A genomic stretch from Salarias fasciatus chromosome 18, fSalaFa1.1, whole genome shotgun sequence includes:
- the atp1b3a gene encoding sodium/potassium-transporting ATPase subunit beta-3a yields the protein MASTEDKAASKENTSSWKDSFYNPRTGEVLGRTASSWALILLFYLVFYCFLAGMFALTMWVLLLTLDDYVPRYRDRVPNPGLVIRPNSLDITFNKSDALKYSQYVQHLESFLQKYNDSQQERNEECTEGEYFLQDDSGDMRKKACRFKRASLSVCSGLSDTNFGYHEGKPCVLLKMNRIIGLKPIGNPYINCTVKKENPIPMQYFPSEGKIDKMYFPYYGKKAHENYMQPLVAVKLLLSKEDYNKELPVECRVEGSDLRNNDERDKFLGRVTFRVKVVE from the exons AAAGCGGCCAGCAAGGAGAACACGTCCAGCTGGAAGGACTCCTTCTACAACCCGCGGACCGGGGAGGTGCTGGGGCGCACGGCCAGCAGCTGGG CCCTCATCCTCCTGTTCTACCTGGTTTTCTACTGTTTCCTGGCTGGCATGTTCGCCCTGACCATGTGGGTGTTGCTGCTCACGCTGGATGACTATGTGCCGAGGTACAGAGACCGCGTCCCCAATCCAG ggctGGTGATTCGTCCCAATTCGCTGGATATCACTTTCAACAAATCCGACGCGTTGAAGTATTCACAGTACGTGCAGCACCTGGAGTCCTTCCTGCAAA AGTATAATGACTCGCAGCAGGAGAGGAACGAGGAGTGCACGGAGGGAGAGTATTTCCTGCAGGACGACAGCGGCGACATGAGGAAGAAAGCCTGCCGCTTCAAGAGGGCCAGCCTGAGCGTGTGCTCCGGCCTCTCCGACACCAACTTCGGGTACCATGAAGGAAAACCCTGCGTGCTCCTGAAAATGAACCGG ATCATCGGTCTGAAGCCAATCGGGAATCCTTATATCAACTGCACAGTAAAA AAAGAAAACCCAATTCCGATGCAGTATTTCCCCAGCGAGGGGAAGATTGATAAGATGTATTTCCCTTACTACGGCAAGAAAGCCCAC GAGAACTACATGCAGCCCCTGGTGGCCGTCAAGCTGCTGCTCAGCAAGGAGGACTACAACAAGGAGCTGCCGGTGGAGTGCAGGGTAGAGGGCTCCGACCTGCGCAACAACGACGAGCGGGACAAGTTCCTGGGCCGCGTCACCTTCAGGGTCAAGGTTGTGGAGTAA